Proteins from a genomic interval of Kitasatospora kifunensis:
- a CDS encoding ABC transporter permease yields MTAVVDTPIASSGAAPAKPVGRGRLVLRRLLAAPGAVVGLAVVVLLFLLAFVGPFLTHWSYTDVDYTALREPPSGTHWFGTGSLGQDVYAQTLRGLQKSLIIGLLVALLSTVLAGVVGACAGYFGGWTDRLLIFFVDLMLVFPSFLIIAIVSPRLKDTGWIAFVVLLAAFNWMITARVVRSMTISLKEREFVRAAQFMGVRPLRIIWRHILPNAASYLIVDATVAVGSAVMSETALSYFGFGVKAPDVSLGTLIADGTEAAPTYPWMFYFAAGLLVLFVLAVNLIGDGLRDALDPTAQAARRSSPRKLGKLRKVLRKGNA; encoded by the coding sequence GTGACTGCCGTCGTCGACACGCCGATCGCCTCGAGCGGCGCCGCACCCGCCAAGCCCGTCGGCCGCGGCCGCCTGGTGCTGCGCCGCCTGCTGGCCGCCCCCGGCGCGGTGGTGGGCCTGGCGGTGGTGGTGCTGCTCTTCCTGCTCGCCTTCGTCGGCCCGTTCCTGACGCACTGGAGCTACACCGACGTCGACTACACGGCGCTGCGCGAACCCCCCTCCGGCACCCACTGGTTCGGCACCGGCAGCCTCGGCCAGGACGTCTACGCCCAGACCCTGCGCGGGCTGCAGAAGTCGCTGATCATCGGCCTGCTGGTGGCTCTGCTCTCCACCGTGCTGGCCGGGGTGGTCGGCGCCTGCGCGGGCTACTTCGGCGGCTGGACCGACCGCCTGCTGATCTTCTTCGTCGATCTGATGCTGGTCTTCCCGAGCTTCCTGATCATCGCGATCGTCTCGCCCCGGCTGAAGGACACCGGCTGGATCGCCTTCGTGGTGCTGCTCGCCGCCTTCAACTGGATGATCACCGCCCGGGTGGTGCGCTCCATGACCATCTCGCTCAAGGAGCGTGAATTCGTGCGCGCCGCCCAGTTCATGGGCGTGCGGCCGCTGCGGATCATCTGGCGGCACATCCTGCCCAACGCCGCCTCCTACCTGATCGTGGACGCCACCGTGGCGGTCGGCTCGGCGGTGATGAGCGAGACGGCGCTGTCCTACTTCGGCTTCGGCGTCAAGGCACCCGACGTCTCGCTCGGCACCCTGATCGCGGACGGCACCGAGGCCGCCCCCACCTACCCCTGGATGTTCTACTTCGCGGCCGGCCTGCTGGTCCTCTTCGTCCTGGCCGTCAACCTGATCGGCGACGGGCTGCGCGACGCGCTCGACCCCACCGCCCAGGCCGCGCGCCGCAGTTCACCTCGCAAGCTCGGCAAGCTGCGCAAGGTCCTCCGTAAGGGCAACGCCTGA
- a CDS encoding ABC transporter permease has protein sequence MLRYLAKRFAYYVVLLIVAVFLAYALSSAALDPRAYFENKRPQPSAAAVDHQLTALGINDHTPVAVRFGHWADGVLHGDLGQTIHNTSVNADFGRRLWVSLRLLVIGSLLGTILGVAAGAWGAVRQYRISDRALTVFSFVLLSSPVFLIALFLKNGAIAVNQASGHQLINFTGYETPGLSGGLGAHLLDWGVHLLLPTLSLALTGIATYSRYQRGTMLDVLGSDYLRTAEAKGLSRRKVLLKHGLRTAVIPMSTLFAYNILGIFTGATFTEVIFGWHGMGEWFISSIQENDINAVVAVNLFTAVTILASGFLADTLHAALDPRVRA, from the coding sequence ATGCTGCGCTATCTGGCGAAAAGATTCGCCTACTACGTGGTCCTCCTGATCGTCGCGGTCTTCCTCGCCTACGCGCTCTCCAGCGCGGCGCTCGACCCCCGCGCCTACTTCGAGAACAAGCGACCACAGCCCTCCGCGGCCGCGGTCGACCACCAGTTGACGGCGCTGGGGATCAACGACCACACCCCGGTGGCGGTGCGCTTCGGACACTGGGCCGACGGCGTGCTGCACGGCGACCTCGGCCAGACGATCCACAACACCTCGGTCAACGCCGACTTCGGCCGCCGGCTCTGGGTCTCGCTGCGGCTGCTGGTGATCGGCAGCCTGCTCGGCACGATCCTCGGCGTCGCGGCCGGCGCCTGGGGCGCGGTACGCCAGTACCGGATCTCCGACCGGGCGTTGACCGTCTTCTCGTTCGTCCTGCTCTCCTCGCCGGTCTTCCTGATCGCGCTCTTCCTGAAGAACGGCGCGATCGCGGTCAACCAGGCCTCGGGCCACCAGCTGATCAACTTCACCGGGTACGAGACCCCGGGGCTGAGCGGCGGGCTCGGCGCCCACCTGCTCGACTGGGGCGTACACCTGCTGCTGCCCACCCTCTCGCTGGCGCTCACCGGCATCGCCACCTACAGCCGCTACCAGCGCGGCACGATGCTCGACGTGCTCGGCTCGGACTACCTGCGCACCGCCGAGGCCAAGGGCCTGAGCCGGCGCAAGGTGCTGCTCAAGCACGGGCTGCGCACCGCGGTGATCCCGATGTCGACCCTCTTCGCCTACAACATCCTGGGCATCTTCACCGGCGCCACCTTCACCGAGGTGATCTTCGGCTGGCACGGCATGGGCGAGTGGTTCATCAGCTCGATCCAGGAGAACGACATCAACGCGGTGGTGGCCGTCAACCTCTTCACCGCGGTGACGATCCTGGCCTCCGGATTCCTGGCCGACACGCTCCACGCGGCACTCGACCCGCGGGTGCGTGCGTGA
- a CDS encoding ABC transporter family substrate-binding protein: MDATKRPGRTRSRLLRSMVPAAALAMVITGCGSGGSGSGSGAAPSAVPKLAAEDINPQPLDNIKDGGELREPLQQWVDQWNPLQVDGTYGDSVEIMKMVEPMLFRIDASGTFQPVSDFLQSATVVSTSPQVVLYKLNPKAHWSDGKALSYLDFKAEWQAASGKNPAFNVATTSGYDQISDVSQGDDPTQVKVTFDKPYADWQNLFYPLLPAAGISTPDQFNKGWIEQIPITGGAFKLGSQDKAAQTLTVVPDPNWWGQKPKLDKFTYRVLSASAITQAFLNNEIDYASAGRADAYSQLKADPNAVIRTAGPWDEVHISFGSNGAMADQKVRQALGKAIDRTALIQVVSKGVPVVFPELGNHILMTNQAGYQDNSGEWGKFDPAAAKQLLTQAGWQDAGAGKPRTKDGQQLELHFILAQGSSQQSVDMATAVQNMLGQVGVKLDVDRVPDNDLNEKYLNVGKFDLATWRNTGSFPPSVAIPNYQAPSGDNVYENYSKLSTPEIDSLLKQAASTLDPVAAAKLYNQADAKIWELGHTLEIYQRPQVTAFRKGLANFGASGLADVDYTKVGWQK, translated from the coding sequence ATGGATGCCACCAAGCGGCCCGGCCGCACCCGTTCGCGGCTCCTGCGCTCGATGGTCCCGGCCGCCGCGCTGGCCATGGTGATCACCGGCTGCGGCTCCGGCGGTTCGGGCTCGGGCTCAGGCGCCGCCCCGAGCGCCGTGCCCAAGCTCGCCGCGGAGGACATCAACCCGCAGCCGCTGGACAACATCAAGGACGGCGGGGAGCTGCGCGAGCCGCTGCAGCAGTGGGTCGACCAGTGGAACCCGCTGCAGGTGGACGGCACCTACGGTGACTCGGTGGAGATCATGAAGATGGTCGAGCCGATGCTCTTCCGGATCGACGCCAGCGGCACCTTCCAGCCGGTCTCGGACTTCCTGCAGTCCGCCACCGTGGTCTCCACCTCGCCGCAGGTGGTGCTCTACAAGCTCAACCCCAAGGCCCACTGGTCGGACGGCAAGGCGCTCAGCTACCTGGACTTCAAGGCCGAGTGGCAGGCCGCCAGCGGCAAGAACCCGGCCTTCAACGTGGCCACCACCTCCGGCTACGACCAGATCAGCGACGTCTCCCAGGGCGACGACCCGACCCAGGTCAAGGTCACCTTCGACAAGCCGTACGCCGACTGGCAGAACCTGTTCTACCCGCTGCTGCCGGCTGCCGGGATCTCCACCCCGGACCAGTTCAACAAGGGCTGGATCGAGCAGATCCCGATCACCGGCGGTGCCTTCAAGCTCGGCTCGCAGGACAAGGCGGCGCAGACCCTCACCGTGGTGCCCGACCCCAACTGGTGGGGGCAGAAGCCCAAGTTGGACAAGTTCACCTACCGGGTGCTGTCCGCCTCGGCGATCACCCAGGCCTTCCTGAACAACGAGATCGACTACGCCAGCGCAGGGCGTGCGGACGCCTACAGTCAGCTCAAGGCCGACCCGAACGCGGTGATCCGCACCGCCGGGCCGTGGGACGAGGTGCACATCTCCTTCGGCTCCAACGGCGCGATGGCGGACCAGAAGGTCCGTCAGGCGCTCGGCAAGGCGATCGACCGCACAGCACTGATCCAGGTGGTCAGCAAGGGCGTTCCGGTGGTCTTCCCGGAACTGGGCAACCACATCCTGATGACCAACCAGGCCGGCTACCAGGACAACTCGGGCGAGTGGGGCAAGTTCGACCCGGCCGCCGCCAAGCAGCTGCTGACCCAGGCCGGTTGGCAGGACGCCGGGGCCGGCAAGCCGCGCACCAAGGACGGGCAGCAGCTGGAGCTGCACTTCATCCTCGCCCAGGGCTCCTCGCAGCAGTCGGTCGACATGGCCACCGCCGTGCAGAACATGCTCGGCCAGGTCGGCGTGAAGCTGGACGTCGACCGGGTGCCGGACAACGACCTCAACGAGAAGTACCTCAACGTCGGCAAGTTCGACCTGGCGACCTGGCGCAACACCGGGTCCTTCCCGCCCTCGGTGGCCATCCCGAACTACCAGGCGCCCAGCGGCGACAACGTGTACGAGAACTACTCCAAGCTGAGCACGCCGGAGATCGACAGCCTGCTCAAGCAGGCCGCCTCGACCCTGGACCCGGTCGCGGCCGCCAAGCTCTACAACCAGGCGGACGCGAAGATCTGGGAGCTGGGCCACACCCTGGAGATCTACCAGCGCCCGCAGGTGACCGCGTTCCGCAAGGGCCTGGCCAACTTCGGGGCCAGTGGCCTGGCGGACGTCGACTACACCAAGGTCGGCTGGCAGAAGTAG
- a CDS encoding low temperature requirement protein A has protein sequence MSAEAAESHGGAASEPAVRRMVPRSRGEAHRTATSLELFFDLCFVVAVAQGGRQLATALGEGHLRVAVLGYLMAFFAIWWAWMNFTWFASAYDCDDVPYRVTTLVQITGALILAAGIPRMFLDRDFTLGVLGYVVMRLALVTQWLRASHGESGAARTMTRSYAAGIALVQVGWVVVLLLPSSVVPWVLPFGVIAELSVPAIAERRVQSTWHPHHISERYGLFTLIVLGETVSAATVAVQSAVDEHEALGKLIPVAVGGLLLCFAAWWIYFAAPIHEHLRSNRQAFLWGYGHYLIFGSAAAIGAGLEVAVEYAVGKAHISAVAATATVTVPAALYLATVWALHSRHSKTGAAQWVLPVAALAVLACTAIGESGVLAAGLVAAAAIAVGVWLHSREVVA, from the coding sequence ATGAGCGCCGAGGCCGCCGAGTCGCACGGGGGCGCGGCGAGCGAGCCGGCGGTGCGGCGCATGGTGCCGCGCAGCCGGGGCGAGGCACACCGCACCGCGACCTCGCTGGAACTCTTCTTCGACCTCTGCTTCGTGGTCGCGGTCGCCCAGGGCGGGCGGCAACTGGCCACCGCGCTGGGCGAGGGGCACCTGCGGGTGGCCGTTCTCGGCTATCTGATGGCTTTTTTCGCGATTTGGTGGGCTTGGATGAATTTCACCTGGTTCGCCTCCGCCTACGACTGCGACGACGTGCCGTACCGGGTCACCACGCTGGTCCAGATCACCGGTGCGCTGATCCTGGCGGCCGGGATCCCGCGCATGTTCCTGGACCGGGACTTCACCCTCGGCGTGCTCGGCTACGTGGTGATGCGCCTGGCGTTGGTCACCCAGTGGCTACGGGCCTCGCACGGGGAGAGCGGCGCGGCCCGGACCATGACGCGCAGCTACGCGGCTGGGATCGCGCTGGTCCAGGTCGGCTGGGTGGTGGTGCTCTTGCTGCCGAGTTCGGTGGTCCCGTGGGTGCTGCCGTTCGGGGTGATTGCCGAACTGTCCGTCCCGGCGATCGCCGAGCGCCGGGTGCAGAGCACCTGGCACCCGCACCACATCTCCGAGCGCTACGGGCTCTTCACCCTGATCGTGCTCGGCGAGACGGTCTCGGCCGCCACCGTGGCGGTGCAGAGCGCGGTGGACGAGCACGAGGCGCTGGGCAAACTGATCCCGGTCGCGGTCGGCGGACTCCTGCTCTGCTTCGCGGCCTGGTGGATCTACTTCGCCGCGCCGATCCACGAGCACCTGCGCTCCAACCGGCAGGCCTTCCTGTGGGGATACGGCCACTATCTGATCTTCGGATCGGCGGCCGCGATCGGCGCCGGCCTTGAGGTCGCCGTCGAGTACGCGGTCGGCAAGGCGCACATCTCCGCCGTTGCCGCCACCGCCACGGTGACCGTCCCGGCCGCGCTCTACCTGGCCACCGTCTGGGCGCTGCACTCGCGGCACAGCAAGACCGGCGCGGCGCAGTGGGTGCTGCCGGTGGCGGCCCTCGCGGTGCTGGCCTGCACCGCGATCGGCGAGTCGGGGGTGCTGGCGGCCGGGCTGGTCGCGGCGGCGGCGATCGCGGTGGGGGTGTGGCTGCACAGCCGGGAGGTGGTTGCGTGA
- a CDS encoding pentapeptide repeat-containing protein: MPLADLPYAHLLQPHDGPLRRDHRYDTVHFDGLSFEGEQAGGALFLECAFTEVALTEVKLRQARFNEVWLERCRLVACELVESEWQDATAQGGLFAGVSAYGAQLRRVTVRQCKLESVNLRGAVLREVVFEDCQLRDVDFGGAKLTDVSFPGSSLEEVRFGGAKLAKTDLRGASRLLLPDGHEGLRGALISSAQLIELAPQFAQALGVQVRD, encoded by the coding sequence GTGCCACTCGCCGACCTGCCCTACGCGCACCTGCTCCAGCCGCACGACGGACCGCTGCGCCGGGACCACCGCTATGACACGGTGCACTTCGACGGCCTCTCCTTCGAGGGCGAGCAGGCCGGCGGCGCGCTCTTCCTGGAGTGCGCCTTCACCGAGGTCGCGCTCACCGAGGTGAAGCTGCGTCAGGCCCGTTTCAACGAGGTCTGGTTGGAGCGCTGCCGCCTGGTGGCCTGCGAGCTGGTGGAGAGCGAGTGGCAGGACGCCACGGCGCAGGGCGGGCTCTTCGCGGGGGTCTCGGCGTACGGCGCGCAGCTGCGCCGGGTGACGGTGCGCCAGTGCAAGTTGGAGTCGGTCAACCTGCGTGGTGCGGTGCTGCGCGAGGTGGTCTTCGAGGACTGCCAGTTGCGGGACGTGGACTTCGGCGGCGCGAAACTGACGGACGTGAGCTTCCCCGGCAGCTCGCTGGAGGAGGTCAGGTTCGGCGGCGCCAAGCTCGCCAAGACCGACCTGCGCGGGGCGAGCCGGCTGCTGCTGCCGGACGGCCACGAGGGGCTGCGCGGCGCGCTGATCTCCTCGGCGCAGCTGATCGAGCTGGCACCGCAGTTCGCCCAGGCGCTCGGCGTGCAGGTGCGTGACTGA
- a CDS encoding SDR family oxidoreductase: MRVFVTGASGWIGSAVVPELIGAGHQVVGLARSQASADALTKAGAEVRRGSLDDLDTLREAAAASDGVIHLAFKHDIAFTGDFDGAANADRRAIDTFGEALAGSDRPFVIASGLLGLAPGRVATERDGHGSEQGAEQGAAQSGPAIRHANAQATLALATRGVRSSILRLPPTVHGEGDNGFMATLIDIARAKGVSGYVGDGSNRWPAVHRLDAARLFRLALEQAPAGSTLHPVADEGVPIRAVAEVLGRHLGLPVVSVSPEDAGEHFGWMGGFIGLDGPVSSALTREQFDWQPTQPGLIEDLDKGHYFQQ; this comes from the coding sequence ATGCGCGTGTTCGTTACCGGTGCGTCCGGCTGGATCGGCTCCGCCGTGGTTCCCGAGCTCATCGGCGCCGGCCACCAGGTCGTCGGGCTCGCCCGCTCGCAGGCCTCGGCCGACGCCCTCACCAAGGCCGGGGCCGAGGTGCGGCGCGGCTCTCTCGACGACCTCGACACCCTGCGCGAGGCGGCCGCCGCTTCGGACGGCGTGATCCACCTCGCGTTCAAGCACGACATCGCCTTCACCGGCGACTTCGACGGCGCTGCCAACGCGGATCGCCGCGCCATCGACACCTTCGGCGAGGCGCTCGCCGGTTCCGACCGACCGTTCGTCATCGCCTCGGGCCTGCTCGGGCTCGCCCCGGGCCGGGTGGCGACCGAGCGGGACGGGCACGGCTCCGAGCAGGGCGCCGAGCAGGGCGCCGCGCAGTCCGGCCCGGCGATCCGGCACGCCAACGCCCAGGCGACGCTCGCCCTGGCCACCCGCGGCGTCCGCTCCTCCATCCTGCGCCTGCCCCCGACGGTGCACGGCGAAGGGGACAACGGCTTCATGGCGACCCTGATCGACATCGCCCGCGCCAAGGGCGTCTCCGGCTACGTCGGCGACGGCTCCAACCGCTGGCCGGCGGTCCACCGGCTCGACGCGGCCCGCCTGTTCCGCCTGGCGCTGGAGCAGGCCCCGGCGGGATCGACGCTGCACCCGGTCGCGGACGAGGGCGTGCCGATCCGCGCCGTCGCCGAGGTCCTCGGGCGACACCTCGGCCTGCCGGTGGTCTCCGTCTCCCCCGAGGACGCCGGCGAGCACTTCGGGTGGATGGGCGGCTTCATCGGTCTCGACGGCCCGGTCTCCAGCGCACTGACCCGCGAGCAGTTCGACTGGCAGCCGACCCAGCCCGGCCTCATCGAGGATCTCGACAAGGGCCACTACTTCCAGCAGTGA
- a CDS encoding TetR/AcrR family transcriptional regulator produces the protein MGRWEPNARGRLEQAALELYVERGYAQTTVAEIAARAGLTERTFFRHFADKREVLFGGAGTLQELMTGAVADAPEPASPIDAVAAALQTAGAMFQERREAVLRRQSVIAANPELQERELIKLATLGSALAEALRRRGVTDPAASLAAESGVAVLRIAFEQWIGDTGQAELPQLMRASLEELRALTSALR, from the coding sequence ATGGGGCGATGGGAGCCGAACGCGCGTGGCCGGCTGGAACAAGCGGCGCTGGAGCTCTATGTCGAGCGCGGATACGCGCAGACCACGGTTGCGGAGATCGCCGCGCGGGCCGGGCTGACGGAGCGGACGTTCTTCCGGCACTTCGCCGACAAGCGCGAGGTCCTGTTCGGGGGCGCGGGCACCTTGCAGGAGCTGATGACGGGGGCCGTCGCCGACGCGCCTGAGCCCGCGAGCCCGATCGACGCGGTGGCCGCGGCCCTGCAGACCGCCGGTGCCATGTTCCAGGAGCGCCGCGAGGCCGTCCTGCGGCGCCAGAGCGTCATCGCCGCCAATCCGGAGTTGCAGGAGCGCGAGTTGATCAAGCTCGCGACGCTCGGCTCGGCGCTCGCCGAAGCGTTGCGCCGGCGCGGCGTCACGGACCCGGCCGCGAGCCTGGCCGCCGAGTCGGGGGTCGCCGTCCTGCGGATCGCCTTCGAGCAGTGGATCGGCGACACCGGCCAAGCCGAGCTGCCGCAGCTCATGCGCGCCTCGCTCGAGGAGCTCAGAGCCCTGACATCCGCCTTGCGCTGA
- a CDS encoding response regulator, translating to MTQSPEPIRVLIADDQPLVRRGLALILAPNPAFEVVAEAEHGEQAVELAHQHRPDVVVMDIRMPVLDGVKATERLSQELPGCRVLALSTFDMDEYVVAALRAGAYGFLPKDVSPEELLAAVRTVHLGEAAVAPRLLTRLISTYVTAPRRPEPAATSTLSLGELTPREVEVWRLLATGLDNGEIAGSLEISVSTVKNYITSIFGKLSVRDRAQAVIAAYECGLVEARSASSAG from the coding sequence ATGACGCAATCCCCGGAGCCGATCAGGGTGTTGATCGCAGATGATCAGCCCTTGGTGCGGCGCGGCCTGGCGCTGATCCTGGCACCCAACCCGGCCTTCGAGGTGGTGGCCGAGGCGGAGCACGGTGAGCAGGCGGTCGAACTCGCCCACCAACACCGGCCCGACGTCGTGGTGATGGACATCCGGATGCCGGTCCTGGACGGGGTGAAGGCGACCGAGCGGCTCTCCCAGGAGCTGCCCGGGTGCCGGGTGCTGGCGCTGAGCACCTTCGACATGGACGAGTACGTGGTCGCCGCACTGCGCGCGGGCGCCTACGGGTTCCTGCCCAAGGACGTCTCCCCGGAGGAACTCCTCGCGGCGGTGCGCACCGTGCACCTCGGCGAGGCCGCCGTCGCGCCGCGCCTGCTCACCCGGCTGATCTCCACCTACGTCACCGCGCCCCGACGCCCCGAGCCCGCCGCGACGTCGACCCTGAGCCTGGGCGAACTCACGCCCCGCGAGGTCGAGGTGTGGCGCCTGCTGGCCACCGGCCTGGACAACGGCGAGATCGCGGGGTCGCTGGAGATCAGTGTCTCCACGGTCAAGAACTACATCACCAGCATCTTCGGCAAGTTGAGCGTCCGCGACCGCGCCCAAGCGGTGATCGCGGCCTACGAGTGCGGCCTGGTCGAGGCCCGCTCGGCGAGTTCGGCGGGCTGA
- a CDS encoding GNAT family N-acetyltransferase, with protein MEIRPTTDQDLEVFVDTVFAAFGRFRESPAEGDGFLWSAYEMDRNLLAVTAEGRPIGTAGAYSFELTLPGETVVPVTGVTGVGVLPSHRRQGVLSAMMRRQLTELRARGEFLSVLLASEAVIYRRFGYGPATYTERLTVPRHRAAFARPRGTGDAPATGSDVGSVELLRRAECGEILEEVYDRYRRAQPGALSRPHRWWASGAGQPPVSTAPRYVAVHRDADGVPDGYASYSMGESETLTVDETIATDDAAYTALARFALGHDLVSQVVFKHFPPDHPLRWQLADFNAGQLSNHTDWLWVRLLDIPRALTARGWFTDGELVLDVDDPFLGEHGRYLLTVRDGKADCVPTDREPDLSLDVSDLGSVYLGGTAVSTLVRAGHIRAHREGAAALADALFRAERAPHCLHWF; from the coding sequence ATGGAGATCCGTCCCACGACCGATCAGGACCTCGAGGTCTTCGTCGACACAGTCTTTGCCGCGTTCGGGCGCTTCCGGGAATCCCCGGCCGAGGGCGACGGGTTCCTGTGGTCGGCGTACGAGATGGACCGCAACCTGCTCGCCGTGACGGCGGAGGGGCGGCCCATCGGCACCGCCGGTGCGTACTCCTTCGAGCTCACCCTGCCCGGTGAGACCGTCGTCCCGGTCACCGGGGTGACCGGCGTCGGCGTCCTGCCCTCGCACCGCCGCCAGGGCGTGCTCAGTGCGATGATGCGGCGTCAGCTCACCGAGCTGCGGGCCCGAGGGGAGTTCCTCTCCGTGCTGCTGGCCTCGGAGGCCGTGATCTACCGCCGGTTCGGCTACGGACCGGCGACCTACACGGAGCGGCTGACCGTGCCGCGCCACCGGGCCGCCTTCGCCCGCCCGCGCGGAACGGGGGACGCCCCGGCTACCGGCTCCGACGTCGGCTCGGTCGAGCTGCTGCGGCGTGCCGAGTGCGGCGAGATCCTGGAAGAGGTCTACGACCGGTACCGCCGCGCACAGCCCGGCGCGCTGTCCCGGCCGCACCGCTGGTGGGCCTCGGGCGCGGGGCAGCCCCCGGTCTCGACGGCGCCGCGCTACGTCGCCGTCCACCGTGACGCCGACGGCGTCCCGGACGGGTACGCCAGCTACTCAATGGGCGAGTCCGAGACCTTGACGGTCGACGAGACCATCGCCACCGACGACGCCGCCTACACGGCCCTGGCCCGGTTCGCGCTCGGACACGACCTGGTCAGCCAGGTCGTGTTCAAGCACTTCCCGCCCGACCACCCGCTGCGCTGGCAGCTCGCGGACTTCAACGCCGGCCAGCTGAGCAACCACACCGACTGGCTCTGGGTGCGGCTGCTGGACATCCCGCGCGCGCTGACCGCGCGCGGCTGGTTCACGGACGGCGAGCTCGTCCTCGACGTCGACGACCCGTTCCTCGGCGAACACGGCCGCTACCTGCTGACCGTGCGGGATGGGAAGGCCGACTGCGTCCCGACGGACCGGGAGCCCGACCTGTCCCTCGACGTGAGCGACCTGGGCTCGGTCTACCTCGGCGGTACCGCTGTGAGCACGCTCGTGCGCGCCGGACACATCCGGGCCCACCGCGAGGGCGCGGCCGCCCTCGCCGACGCCCTCTTCCGCGCCGAGCGTGCCCCGCACTGCCTGCACTGGTTCTGA
- a CDS encoding DUF397 domain-containing protein: MHFDLNVQWIKSSHSGGGGNCVEVAPSLPHVVPVRDSKDPSGPALLLSPTAFATFVAAVKHGDLGAS; the protein is encoded by the coding sequence ATGCACTTCGACCTGAACGTTCAGTGGATCAAGTCCAGCCACAGCGGTGGTGGCGGCAACTGCGTAGAGGTCGCCCCCAGCCTCCCCCACGTCGTCCCCGTCCGTGACTCCAAGGACCCCAGCGGCCCTGCCCTCCTCCTCTCCCCCACCGCCTTCGCCACCTTCGTGGCAGCCGTGAAGCACGGGGACCTCGGCGCCAGCTGA
- a CDS encoding DUF397 domain-containing protein, giving the protein MNIDLTGARWVKSRHSGNGGNCIEVAPDFPGLVPVRDSKNPTEPALIFPATAFAAFVAKVKSGEFGNV; this is encoded by the coding sequence ATGAACATCGACCTGACCGGCGCCCGGTGGGTCAAGTCTCGCCACAGCGGCAACGGCGGCAACTGCATCGAGGTCGCCCCTGACTTCCCCGGCCTCGTCCCCGTCCGCGACTCGAAGAACCCCACCGAGCCCGCCCTCATCTTCCCCGCAACCGCCTTCGCAGCCTTCGTCGCCAAGGTCAAGAGCGGCGAGTTCGGCAACGTCTGA
- a CDS encoding helix-turn-helix domain-containing protein produces the protein MSDNEVDQTSSQATRFGIELRRSRRARGWSQVGLGKRMGFSNTLVSYIEGGKRPPTRNFAVKADEVFESGDKFVELWRRYTRAALLEGFEEFADCERRCRRLRTFELGVIPGLFQTPRYAAALEAAAVQRGSITQEQADERMAFLATRQRRLLEQKSPPTIHAVMDESCLMRPIGGPDGMIEQLNHLEELASRPHITIQVAPFSLAEHRPFVLPVVLLTLPDRTVVGYAETQLRGYLERGREAVSAWERDYDQLQVESLSKRASLAMIRAARKELE, from the coding sequence TTGAGCGACAACGAAGTTGACCAAACGTCATCTCAGGCGACCCGGTTCGGCATCGAACTTCGCAGGTCACGACGGGCGAGAGGCTGGTCGCAGGTCGGGCTCGGGAAGCGCATGGGCTTCTCGAACACGCTCGTCTCGTACATCGAAGGAGGGAAGCGTCCTCCAACAAGGAACTTCGCTGTTAAAGCCGACGAGGTGTTCGAGTCCGGCGACAAGTTCGTCGAACTGTGGCGGCGGTACACGCGTGCCGCTCTGCTGGAGGGCTTCGAGGAGTTCGCGGACTGCGAGCGTCGCTGCCGACGGCTGCGCACGTTCGAACTCGGGGTGATCCCGGGGCTCTTTCAGACGCCCCGATACGCGGCGGCTCTCGAAGCGGCGGCCGTGCAACGCGGCAGCATCACCCAGGAGCAGGCGGATGAGCGAATGGCCTTCCTGGCCACCCGGCAACGGCGACTGCTCGAACAGAAGTCACCGCCGACCATTCACGCGGTCATGGACGAGAGCTGCTTGATGCGCCCGATCGGAGGACCGGACGGGATGATCGAGCAACTGAACCACCTTGAGGAGCTGGCGAGTCGCCCGCATATCACGATCCAGGTGGCCCCGTTCAGTCTCGCGGAGCACCGCCCGTTCGTTCTGCCTGTGGTCCTGCTGACCCTGCCTGATCGAACGGTCGTCGGCTACGCCGAAACCCAGCTCCGGGGCTATCTTGAGCGCGGTCGTGAAGCCGTCTCTGCCTGGGAGAGAGACTACGATCAGCTCCAGGTGGAGTCGCTTTCCAAGAGGGCTTCACTCGCCATGATCCGCGCTGCTCGGAAGGAACTTGAATGA